A genome region from Clupea harengus chromosome 7, Ch_v2.0.2, whole genome shotgun sequence includes the following:
- the pxmp2 gene encoding peroxisomal membrane protein 2 — protein MPAQSLPLADTAFHMRLLQQYLSLLRQYPIITKSVTSATLSAFGNLLSQGLEARKKTKEGVPVKDFNHLGLFHYALYGLCVTGPVSHYFYQLLEELLPASVPFSMIKRLLLDRLVFAPAFLLLFFSVMTVLEGKTMQDLKDKLLRGYWTALKMNWRIWTPFQFLNINFVPVQFRVLFANVVALFWYAYLASVRQ, from the exons ATGCCTGCTCAAAGTTTACCGCTGGCCGACACAGCTTTTCACATGAGGCTGTTGCAGCAGTACTTAAGCTTGCTGAGGCAATACCCAATCATCACCAAGTCTGTGACCAG TGCCACACTGTCAGCCTTCGGCAACCTTTTGTCCCAAGGCTTGGAAGCAAGAAAAAAGACCAAAGAAGGTGTTCCAGTCAAAGACTTTAATCATCTAGGACTATTCCATTATGCTCTTTATGG ATTGTGTGTGACAGGTCCTGTCAGCCACTACTTCTACCAGCTGTTAGAGGAGCTGTTGCCTGCCTCTGTGCCATTCTCCATGATTAAGAGACTCCTCTTGGACCGCCTCGTCTTCGCTCCAGCCTTCCTGCTGCTTTTCTTCTCTGTAATGACAGTTTTGGAG GGCAAGACGATGCAGGACCTGAAGGATAAGTTGCTGAGGGGTTATTGGACTGCACTCAAGATGAACTGGAGAATATGGACTCCGTTCCAATTCCTTAACATCAACTTTGTACCTGTGCAA ttCCGAGTGCTCTTTGCCAATGTGGTAGCGTTGTTCTGGTATGCATACTTGGCCTCTGTAAGGCAGTGA
- the LOC105889729 gene encoding SLIT and NTRK-like protein 6: MLLCLCFILMLLWSFPRARLVIASACPIGCCCSQPGALVLCEFLGLRSLPHSVPLNTSVLSMAHNLLCNMDHLLQPFFGLQELSLSHNQLDHFPRGLPPSLESLQLRENLITYITTGALRQLGNLIRLDLEENRIRAIQPGALLGLSRLKMLIVRGNRLSSLPLYMPPSLTHLDVSANCILALELPSLVRLVNLQIFKINSNCLQSVPEAAFDSLPRLYSVELANNLWVCECDIMYLYRWLQSGRLTTAGDLVCTAPLHLAHKMLVTLSITVICPGKQADEVTHGKSRSQGKATGVDSESPVKMTQALTELYPGSPQTPTKSGKLIRSEEITQDTRYHTDFSATHLLANSYSLGGLTYEDCLSLNKSKTAASTPSPERETSCLDQSTGPPPAALSSVAQPASTPSPAGESGLHSSPSAPRVYFHPRGMEVVTVLSILCVLTGLLLVGVSLLLKMALLHNQRVFPMQPS; the protein is encoded by the coding sequence ATgcttctgtgtctctgtttcatCCTGATGCTGCTCTGGTCCTTCCCCCGCGCCCGTCTGGTCATAGCCTCCGCCTGTCCCATTGGCTGCTGTTGTTCCCAGCCTGGTGCCCTGGTCCTCTGTGAGTTTTTGGGTCTAAggtccctccctcactctgtacCCCTCAACACCTCTGTTCTCTCCATGGCCCATAACCTGCTCTGCAACATGGATCATCTGCTCCAGCCCTTTTTTGGCCTGCAGGAGCTGAGTCTCAGCCACAACCAGCTGGACCACTTCCCCCGTGGCTTGCCTCCCAGCTTGGAGAGCCTGCAGCTTCGGGAGAACCTGATTACCTACATCACCACGGGAGCGCTGAGACAGCTAGGCAATCTCATCCGCCTTGATTTAGAGGAGAATCGCATACGAGCCATCCAGCCCGGTGCCTTGCTAGGCCTGAGCAGGCTCAAAATGCTGATCGTCAGGGGCAACCGTTTGTCAAGCCTACCCCTGTACATGCCACCTTCACTGACCCACTTAGACGTGTCAGCAAACTGCATTCTGGCACTGGAACTACCCTCTCTTGTCAGGCTTGTTAACCTGCAAATCTTCAAAATCAACAGCAACTGCTTACAGTCTGTCCCTGAGGCGGCGTTTGACAGCCTCCCCCGCCTCTACTCTGTGGAGCTGGCTAAtaacctgtgggtgtgtgaatgtgacatcATGTACTTGTACCGCTGGCTGCAGAGTGGCAGGCTGACCACGGCTGGCGACCTGGTGTGTACCGCACCACTCCATTTGGCACATAAGATGCTGGTCACACTTTCTATCACAGTAATATGTCCAGGGAAACAAGCTGACGAAGTTACACATGGAAAATCAAGGTCTCAAGGCAAGGCTACAGGGGTGGACTCTGAATCACCAGTAAAAATGACTCAAGCCCTGACAGAACTCTACCCAGGTTCACCGCAAACTCCAACAAAAAGTGGAAAACTCATTCGTTCAGAGGAAATTACCCAAGACACCCGTTACCACACAGACTTTTCCGCTACCCACCTCTTGGCAAACTCCTACTCTTTAGGGGGCCTAACTTATGAAGACTGCCTGTCCTTGAATAAGTCTAAAACAGCGGCCAGCACTCcctctcctgagagagagactagttGCTTAGATCAGTCCACAGGACCCCCGCCAGCAGCCCTGTCTTCTGTggcccagccagccagcactcCTTCCCCTGCTGGTGAGAGTGggctccactcctccccctccgcTCCTCGAGTCTATTTTCATCCCAGGGGCATGGAAGTGGTCACAGTTCTGTCTATACTCTGTGTGCTGACTGGCCTACTGCTGGTGGGTGTGTCACTGCTACTGAAAATGGCCCTACTGCATAATCAAAGAGTATTTCCCATGCAGCCGTCTTAG
- the gas2l1 gene encoding GAS2-like protein 2A, with the protein MADQRSIQSAASKSIRPFKSSEEYLYAMKEDLAEWLNMLYDLDSTAETFMESLETGCALCRHANNVNRAALDFISSFPKTVQSLRMPKKDVFFQSRNVIPGSFLARDNVSNFIGWCRQELGIKDVLMFETNDLVEKCNEKNFVLCLLEVARRGAKFGMLAPMLIQLEEEIEEEIRDQENLREHSPPSKTLSRKESVEDSDPPVLDPWHQKQRVLCDMRNLDELVCEILGQCSCPNQFPMSKVSEGKYKVGDSSALIFIRVLRTHVMVRVGGGWDTLEHYLDKHDPCRCAAFAHRYQQAKASGQGSHSKSSSAHSSRSTSPGPHWRNESAGSKTSERHSLEPSGSSSSSLSRQGRSHHPSLFTERESSTGRNPALLSRTNRDHSEPRHFKPFRNKESLVPVTRRLSGGSDSSTASSKGSCGLQRAGGEEVVLLVNRREGRHLIERVGGQDELAALQTPQTRTRNLSRERFAQSSQTPLQHSPRRVYAEGHRTAAHQNDSQCPKSPCRLPTTNSPSQDKVLSSRGGDISPGAESWESWEDLRSRQATGLHGGYSRRQISTSASSGPVKGASCNRSGSPAKKGLVTPRPPASPSVGRSRLLPPMSQPGRHSPQSSYRSSHHHHNHPPRSPRSQGSRTSSRPQRSRSNPRPSLQTESQDEISGLGYSLKHLPSLDPQKEEDMYRSFEEEYLVNTQQLSGPGPDRGTVGKDILPVPPQLQDQPFTLCVLPKPASGDLNVTNSASSSCSSTSSLNVGGKVFGLFSDLKDVKRTKQSCVLNDPTTFFQNPSVEMLSEIKQWSDCGQGLKPLPSISTLMKDCDVGLNHSQHLSQAARPLNGSLGVTSLGPHHRPTEMLLNGHPDLPNGRDVETDVCLEEFTSDKPYDLDPNPNDDLPLLTCPSPVPMLTDDSLLQDSSMCFSEPPHSLANGDLETAAVLRARRGQKNTEWMPSVSKMKLRPRVRPRTDNRPENSPSRIPTPIGNRDIEPQQHQTSLPPLETPSEFPHFSHSNEFSPSRKVLHQAIADLIHPQSCSPSLGPRDCSYSPQSSLDTEACM; encoded by the exons ATGGCCGATCAGAGAAGTATACAGTCTGCCGCCTCTAAAAGTATACGCCCATTTAAATCAAGCGAGGAATATCTGTATGCCATGAAGGAAGATCTTGCGGAGTGGCTGAACATGTTGTACGACCTGGACAGTACTGCAGAGACATTTATGGAGAGCCTGGAGACTGGATGTGCTCTTTGCCGTCATGCCAACAACGTAAACCGCGCAGCGCTAGATTTTATATCGTCCTTCCCAAAGACAGTACAGTCACTACGGATGCCAAAGAAAGATGTGTTTTTCCAATCTCGTAACGTCATACCAGGCTCTTTCCTGGCGCGGGACAACGTGTCAAACTTCATCGGATGGTGTCGTCAAGAACTGGGAATCAAAGACGTGCTCATGTTTGAGACCAATGATTTGGTTGAGAAGTGTAATGAGAAGaattttgtgttgtgtctgctgGAAGTTGCGCGTCGCGGAGCCAAATTTGGAATGCTGGCCCCTATGTTGATTCAGCTCGAGGAGGAGATTGAGGAGGAGATTCGGGACCAGGAGAATTTAAGGGAACACAGTCCTCCCAGCAAAACGTTAAGTCGAAAAGAGAGTGTTGAAGACTCGGACCCACCTGTGTTGGACCCGTGGCATCAGAAACAGAGAGTGCTGTGTGATATGCGTAACCTGGACGAGCTG GTCTGTGAGATTTTGGGCCAGTGCTCTTGTCCTAACCAGTTCCCCATGAGCAAAGTTTCAGAGGGGAAATATAAAGTTGGTGACTCCAGTGCTCTTATCTTCATCAGG GTCCTGCGTACTCATGTGATGGTTCGTGTAGGGGGGGGCTGGGACACACTAGAGCACTACCTGGATAAACATGATCCTTGCCGCTGCGCTGCTTTTG CTCACCGTTATCAGCAGGCTAAAGCTAGTGGGCAGGGTTCCCACAGCAAGTCCTCCAGTGCCCACTCGTCCCGTTCCACCAGCCCTGGGCCTCACTGGCGGAATGAAAGTGCTGGTTCCAAGACCTCGGAGCGACATTCCTTGGAACCCTCTGGAAGCTCCTCCTCATCTCTATCCCGACAGGGACGCTCCCACCATCCTTCCCTTTTCACAGAGAGGGAGTCCAGTACCGGTCGTAACCCCGCACTTTTGTCACGGACAAACCGGGACCACTCTGAGCCTCGCCATTTCAAgcctttcag gaaTAAAGAATCCTTGGTGCCGGTGACACGCAGGCTCTCTGGTGGGAGTGACTCGTCGACAGCCTCTTCCAAAGGCAGTTGTGGTCTACAGCGTGCAGGCGGGGAGGAAGTGGTTCTGCTTGTCAATCGCAGGGAGGGACGGCATCTGATTGAACGGGTCGGTGGACAGGATGAGTTGGCTGCTCTGCAGACTCCTCAGACACGTACAAGAAACCTCTCGAGAGAGCGCTTCGCACAGTCATCCCAAACCCCCCTTCAACACAGCCCACGGCGTGTGTATGCAGAGGGCCATCGAACCGCCGCCCATCAGAATGATTCTCAGTGCCCTAAGAGTCCGTGTCGTCTCCCAACCACTAACTCTCCTAGTCAGGATAAGGTGCTGTCTTCCCGTGGTGGTGACATCAGCCCAGGGGCAGAGAGCTGGGAGAGCTGGGAGGATTTGCGGTCCAGGCAGGCGACAGGCCTGCATGGTGGTTACTCCAGGAGACAGATCTCCACCTCTGCCTCCAGTGGCCCAGTCAAAGGCGCTTCCTGTAATAGGAGTGGAAGCCCTGCGAAAAAGGGATTGGTGACCCCCCGTCCCCCAGCATCTCCATCTGTTGGCAGGAGTAGACTGCTCCCCCCTATGTCCCAGCCGGGACGACATTCTCCACAGTCCTCCTATCGCTCGTCCCATCATCACCACAATCATCCTCCACGATCCCCGCGCTCCCAAGGCTCCCGTACATCTTCACGCCCCCAGAGGAGTAGGTCAAACCCAAGGCCCTCTCTTCAGACTGAATCCCAGGATGAAATATCTGGACTGGGTTACAGCTTAAAGCATCTACCCAGCTTGGATCCCCAGAAGGAAGAAGACATGTACCGCAGCTTTGAAGAAGAGTATCTGGTCAACACCCAACAGCTGTCCGGGCCTGGCCCAGACAGAGGTACAGTGGGGAAGGACATTCTTCCAGTTCCCCCACAGCTCCAGGATCAGCCCTTCACCCTGTGTGTCCTTCCCAAACCAGCCTCAGGGGATTTGAATGTGACAAattcagcctcctcctcctgctcctccacctcctctctaaaTGTTGGGGGGAAAGTGTTTGGACTATTTTCAGACCTGAAAGACGTCAAAAGGACTAAACAGTCGTGTGTCCTGAATGACCCAACCACCTTCTTTCAGAACCCAAGCGTGGAAATGCTCTCTGAGATCAAACAGTGGAGCGACTGTGGCCAAGGTCTAAAGCCACTGCCTTCAATTTCCACTTTAATGAAAGATTGTGATGTGGGTTTAAATCACTCCCAGCACCTGTCCCAAGCAGCTAGACCACTGAATGGCTCTCTGGGAGTCACCTCTCTGGGTCCAcaccacaggccaacagagatgTTGTTGAATGGACACCCAGACCTGCCAAATGGCAGGGATGTGGAAACAGATGTCTGTCTAGAGGAATTCACTTCAGACAAGCCTTATGATTTGGATCCCAACCCCAATGATGATCTCCCACTTCTTACTTGCCCCTCGCCCGTACCAATGCTCACTGACGACTCCTTGTTACAGGACTCATCCATGTGCTTCAGTGAGCCACCCCACTCCCTGGCCAATGGTGACCTGGAGACGGCAGCAGTCCTGCGGGCCAGGAGGGGGCAGAAGAACACAGAGTGGATGCCCTCCGTCTCTAAAATGAAGCTGAGACCACGAGTCCGGCCACGTACTGACAACCGGCCAGAGAATAGTCCATCTCGCATCCCTACCCCTATCGGCAACAGAGACATagagccacagcagcaccaaaCCAGTCTGCCCCCCTTGGAAACGCCATCAGAGTTTCCTCACTTCTCTCACTCCAATGAGTTTTCCCCCTCCAGAAAAGTGCTCCACCAGGCGATCGCAGACCTGATTCATCCTCAGTCCTGCTCTCCAAGCCTGGGCCCCAGGGACTGCTCGTACTCCCCCCAGTCCAGCCTGGATACAGAGGCATGTATGTAG